A genomic window from Verrucomicrobiia bacterium includes:
- a CDS encoding tetratricopeptide repeat protein, translating into MQQHLANWLIQRHQQTVRLKPDHPKAWSKLYTICTQEGKAAEFVQFCEDIIRAYPGNRHAWTFLQLSTKDEAHPRDPLAFAKEVVCLHPDDENAWSRLDGAYESREDDFDLISFAKEITKQQPSNPHALARLALAYKNQGKYTELISTCFQLLTAKPDDAQTWCNLADAYAARCKYDDAVASYEKAIALKPNFVVAWNNLGNVHHLQAQYDKAIQAYQKAISINSGDATPWVWLCLAYAEMGKPKEAYEAVKKVEKCLPLVASMLTEELAEKFSTAAVN; encoded by the coding sequence ATGCAGCAACATCTCGCTAACTGGTTGATACAACGTCATCAACAAACTGTCCGCCTCAAGCCGGACCACCCGAAAGCGTGGTCGAAACTCTATACGATTTGCACGCAGGAAGGCAAAGCGGCGGAGTTTGTGCAATTCTGCGAAGACATCATCCGGGCGTATCCGGGCAATCGGCACGCGTGGACATTCCTCCAGCTCAGTACGAAGGACGAAGCGCACCCTCGCGACCCGTTGGCGTTTGCGAAAGAGGTGGTGTGTCTTCACCCGGACGATGAGAACGCCTGGTCGCGACTCGACGGCGCCTATGAAAGCCGGGAAGATGATTTTGATTTGATCAGCTTTGCGAAGGAGATCACCAAGCAGCAACCGAGCAATCCTCATGCGTTGGCGCGCCTGGCACTGGCCTACAAGAACCAGGGCAAGTATACTGAATTGATCTCCACCTGTTTCCAATTGTTGACCGCGAAGCCTGATGACGCCCAGACCTGGTGCAATCTCGCGGACGCGTACGCGGCCCGTTGCAAGTACGACGATGCCGTTGCCTCATACGAAAAGGCCATCGCGCTCAAGCCAAACTTTGTCGTCGCCTGGAATAATCTCGGAAACGTGCACCACCTCCAGGCGCAATACGACAAGGCAATCCAAGCATACCAGAAAGCGATCTCCATCAACTCGGGAGACGCCACGCCGTGGGTTTGGCTCTGCCTCGCTTACGCGGAAATGGGCAAGCCGAAGGAGGCGTATGAAGCAGTCAAGAAAGTTGAAAAATGCCTGCCGCTCGTCGCCAGTATGCTGACCGAAGAACTGGCGGAGAAGTTCTCAACCGCCGCTGTTAATTGA
- the pyk gene encoding pyruvate kinase, whose translation MRNTKITCTIGPSIESSEMLEKMIQGGMNVARLNMSHATHEWTRDVFQRIRTASEKVGIPCAIMMDTQGPSIRTGDLPIPMELKPGDIFEFTVKGAQSEEEKSVDVNYPNLINDIHEGDTVLVDNGVIRLRVLEKLHRRMRCEVLTEGELGSRRHINLPGIKISMPSITEKDRQDVALGIELGVDIIALSFVRERKDIEQLREMLRAGNSDAKIVAKIEDQQAVVNLLDLIDAADGIMVARGDLGIECPYEELPIIQRRTVKACIRKGKPVIVATHMLESMIENPMPTRAEVTDVANAVFEQADSVMLSGETTVGKYPLECLEVLDRIAQRIERSGGAGYAEDIELTEERQKIVRSAVVMANELKAKGILVFTRYGHMAQYTSWLRPNHSRIFAFTNNERVRNQLNLHWGVMPNVIQFSEDPEATILAAEQVLLERDFLSKGDQVVIISDILARDKVINAVQMRIVE comes from the coding sequence ATGAGAAACACGAAGATCACTTGTACGATTGGGCCGAGCATTGAGTCGTCCGAAATGCTCGAGAAGATGATTCAGGGGGGGATGAATGTCGCCCGCTTGAATATGAGCCACGCGACGCATGAGTGGACCCGCGACGTGTTTCAGCGCATCCGTACCGCTTCCGAGAAGGTCGGCATTCCCTGCGCGATCATGATGGATACGCAGGGGCCGTCGATTCGCACGGGGGACCTGCCGATTCCGATGGAGTTGAAACCGGGGGACATCTTCGAGTTTACGGTCAAGGGCGCGCAGAGCGAGGAAGAGAAATCGGTCGATGTCAATTACCCGAACCTCATCAACGATATCCACGAAGGCGACACGGTGCTGGTGGACAATGGGGTCATTCGGTTGCGGGTGCTGGAAAAGCTGCACCGGCGGATGCGATGCGAGGTGTTGACGGAGGGAGAGTTGGGTTCGCGCCGCCATATCAATCTGCCCGGCATCAAGATCAGCATGCCTTCGATTACCGAAAAGGACCGGCAGGACGTGGCCCTCGGCATTGAGTTGGGCGTCGATATCATCGCGCTGTCGTTTGTCCGCGAGCGGAAGGACATTGAGCAACTTCGCGAGATGCTGCGAGCGGGGAATTCGGACGCGAAGATCGTCGCCAAAATTGAGGACCAGCAGGCGGTGGTCAATCTGTTGGACCTGATCGATGCGGCGGATGGGATCATGGTCGCGCGTGGCGACCTGGGCATCGAGTGTCCGTACGAAGAGCTGCCGATCATCCAGCGGCGAACGGTCAAGGCGTGCATCCGCAAGGGCAAGCCGGTCATCGTCGCGACGCATATGTTGGAGTCGATGATCGAAAACCCGATGCCGACGCGCGCCGAGGTAACAGACGTGGCGAACGCCGTGTTCGAGCAGGCGGATTCCGTCATGCTTTCGGGCGAAACCACGGTTGGGAAATATCCGCTGGAATGCCTTGAGGTGCTCGACCGTATCGCCCAACGAATTGAGCGCAGCGGTGGCGCCGGTTACGCGGAGGACATCGAACTGACCGAGGAGCGACAGAAAATCGTCCGGTCAGCGGTGGTCATGGCCAACGAATTGAAAGCCAAGGGCATCCTGGTTTTCACGCGTTACGGACACATGGCCCAGTACACATCCTGGCTGCGGCCGAATCATTCACGCATTTTTGCGTTCACGAATAACGAGCGCGTCCGCAACCAGCTCAACCTGCATTGGGGCGTCATGCCGAACGTGATCCAGTTCAGCGAGGACCCGGAGGCGACGATTCTGGCCGCGGAGCAGGTTCTTTTGGAGCGTGACTTCCTCTCCAAGGGCGATCAGGTGGTTATCATCTCGGACATCCTCGCCCGCGACAAGGTCATCAATGCGGTCCAGATGCGCATCGTCGAGTGA
- a CDS encoding ImmA/IrrE family metallo-endopeptidase, with protein MNTFQPDWASAPGDTIADILAERDLSPAEFAQQIGQSLELAGELLSGHAKITTETAGQLETVLGASAAFWMARESQYQEDLARQEPGAEWVRQFPVNDLVKFGWIEPVTGSADKLAACLRFFGVADVATWHAAYGDLLEMAAFRTSPAFVSHRGAVLAWLRQGEIESESIDCKPWSPGRFKEALSTIRSLTRKKDPNLFIPELRRICAACGVAAVVVRAPTGCRASGATRFLTPNKALLQLSFRHLSDDHFWFTFFHEAGHLLLHGKDLLFLESVDLATNKAEEEANEFAGHILIDPKVREAFLRLRVDGREVIKFAKFVGVSPGIVVGQLQHYGRLKQHQLNSLKRRFTWGSN; from the coding sequence ATGAACACCTTCCAACCTGATTGGGCTTCGGCGCCGGGCGACACAATAGCCGATATCCTTGCGGAACGTGATCTGTCGCCAGCGGAATTCGCACAACAGATCGGACAATCTCTCGAGCTTGCCGGAGAGCTGCTTTCTGGCCACGCGAAGATCACGACCGAAACTGCAGGACAACTGGAAACCGTTCTTGGTGCTTCTGCCGCGTTTTGGATGGCTCGCGAATCCCAATATCAGGAAGATTTGGCTCGCCAAGAACCCGGAGCGGAATGGGTGAGACAATTCCCAGTGAACGACTTGGTTAAGTTTGGGTGGATTGAGCCGGTTACAGGTTCCGCCGACAAACTGGCCGCCTGCCTGCGTTTTTTTGGTGTAGCCGATGTGGCGACATGGCACGCGGCTTACGGCGACCTCCTTGAAATGGCAGCCTTTAGAACGTCACCCGCGTTTGTTTCTCATCGTGGGGCAGTTTTGGCTTGGCTTCGACAGGGTGAAATCGAAAGCGAGTCAATTGATTGTAAACCGTGGAGTCCAGGAAGATTCAAGGAAGCGCTCTCAACCATTCGCTCCCTGACTCGCAAAAAGGACCCAAACTTATTCATTCCTGAACTGAGGAGAATTTGCGCGGCATGTGGAGTTGCAGCTGTTGTCGTTCGAGCACCAACGGGTTGCAGGGCTAGTGGCGCTACTCGTTTCCTAACGCCGAACAAGGCACTTTTACAGTTAAGCTTTCGACATCTTTCAGACGACCATTTCTGGTTCACTTTCTTTCACGAAGCCGGCCACCTTTTACTCCATGGCAAAGACCTCCTGTTCCTCGAGAGCGTTGATTTAGCAACAAACAAAGCTGAGGAAGAAGCCAATGAGTTTGCCGGCCACATACTCATTGATCCTAAAGTCCGAGAGGCGTTCCTAAGGCTCCGTGTCGATGGCCGTGAGGTCATTAAGTTTGCCAAGTTTGTGGGCGTATCGCCGGGTATCGTCGTGGGGCAACTTCAACACTACGGACGACTCAAGCAGCATCAATTGAACAGCCTGAAAAGACGCTTCACTTGGGGCAGCAATTAG
- a CDS encoding choice-of-anchor tandem repeat GloVer-containing protein: protein MIRRALVKPLTLSFLLVTLAVLAGRPDRATAATLTTLYSFLGGSDGGEPLAAVVQGTNGNFYGTTFTGGVHSTGTVFTITRQGTLTTLYSFTGGLDGAQPQGGLILGVDGNFYGTTAANGLVSTNAGTVFTITPQGTLTTLYRFSGGSDGARPLGTLVQGTDTNFYGTTLAGGTNHLGAVFKMTPGGMVTTLWQFNGITDGSEPVAGLVQGTNGNFYGTTFAGGASGLGTVFTITPAGTLTTLFNFSGGDGASPVGGLVLGSNNRFYGTTFAGGNGTGTVFKIGAAGGLTTVYTFTGGSDGGFPEGGLIEGSDGNFYGTTTSEGGGGAGTVFKVTPAGGLTTLHSFSGSDGAIPVAGVIQSTVSNFYGTTAAGGVNGQGTVFSLVQPCTYSLSPTHVTFPAIDETGTFTITSSVTNCPWTAISSATWITITSTNSGFGNGTISYSVAENTNGASRVGTISVEGKTFTINQQQELFGRFLLGTYAGLVMQSGSPSNASSGFISLALGKTGSFTARLTMGGVRSNFKGAFDMSGNSTNTVTRKGLASLQVILQILDITNNTDEIVGTVSDGDFKSDLLANLAVFSKVNPCPFAGNYTFIMEPADDTDPTVPQGFGFGILAVSITGSARMRGMLGDGSKMSGSAPVAADGTWPLYVPLYKNLGSCIASVTIDTNQMLDATANWFKPASPLDRDYVDGFTTSPTLRGALFVSPKDGGPSIAGSGTLTLGGGNLQSNLVKSVVIAANGSVTVSPIDVDKLTLKINPTTGQISGGFLHPLVGKTSKLSGTLLQTDNSGAGSFQGSNQTGFVILEPGP, encoded by the coding sequence ATGATTCGTCGAGCGCTTGTGAAACCTCTTACGCTTTCTTTTCTATTGGTCACCCTGGCGGTATTGGCGGGTCGGCCTGATCGCGCAACCGCCGCCACGCTCACAACGTTGTACAGTTTCCTTGGCGGTTCTGACGGGGGTGAACCCCTGGCGGCGGTCGTCCAGGGCACCAACGGCAATTTCTATGGGACAACCTTTACCGGGGGAGTCCACAGCACGGGTACGGTTTTCACCATCACCCGACAGGGTACCCTTACGACGTTGTACAGCTTCACCGGCGGCCTGGACGGCGCCCAGCCGCAGGGTGGGCTCATCCTGGGAGTTGACGGCAATTTTTACGGGACAACCGCCGCCAATGGGTTGGTGTCGACGAACGCGGGGACGGTGTTCACCATCACTCCGCAGGGCACCCTTACGACGTTGTACAGGTTCAGTGGCGGCTCCGACGGAGCGCGTCCACTCGGCACGCTTGTCCAGGGCACCGACACGAATTTTTACGGGACAACGCTCGCCGGCGGGACAAATCATCTGGGTGCTGTGTTCAAGATGACCCCCGGGGGGATGGTGACAACGCTTTGGCAATTCAACGGCATAACCGATGGCAGCGAGCCTGTGGCGGGGCTGGTCCAGGGCACCAACGGGAATTTTTACGGCACGACCTTTGCCGGTGGGGCCAGCGGCTTGGGCACCGTGTTCACCATCACGCCCGCCGGTACATTGACGACGCTATTCAACTTTTCCGGCGGTGACGGAGCCAGTCCGGTGGGGGGCCTTGTCCTGGGCAGCAACAATCGTTTTTATGGAACGACCTTTGCCGGGGGAAACGGCACGGGTACTGTGTTCAAGATCGGAGCGGCTGGCGGCCTGACCACTGTGTATACGTTCACCGGGGGCAGCGACGGCGGGTTCCCTGAGGGCGGACTGATCGAGGGCAGCGACGGGAATTTCTACGGCACGACCACCTCGGAGGGAGGCGGCGGCGCCGGTACGGTGTTCAAGGTCACCCCGGCGGGCGGGCTGACGACGCTGCACAGTTTCAGCGGTTCGGACGGCGCCATCCCTGTGGCCGGTGTCATCCAGAGCACCGTCAGTAATTTCTACGGGACGACCGCCGCAGGCGGGGTCAATGGTCAGGGGACTGTCTTCTCGCTGGTACAGCCCTGCACGTACTCTCTCTCGCCAACGCATGTGACGTTTCCCGCCATCGACGAGACTGGCACTTTCACCATTACCTCCAGTGTTACCAACTGCCCCTGGACAGCGATCAGTTCGGCGACCTGGATCACGATCACTTCCACCAACAGCGGCTTCGGCAACGGGACGATTTCGTATTCCGTAGCCGAGAACACGAACGGCGCCTCGCGCGTGGGAACCATTTCGGTTGAAGGCAAGACGTTTACCATCAACCAACAACAGGAATTGTTTGGACGCTTTCTGCTGGGGACGTATGCGGGACTTGTCATGCAATCCGGTTCACCGTCGAATGCGAGTTCGGGCTTCATCAGTCTCGCCCTCGGGAAGACGGGGTCGTTTACCGCGCGCCTGACGATGGGCGGCGTGCGCTCCAACTTCAAAGGGGCATTTGATATGTCCGGCAACTCGACAAACACCGTGACGCGCAAGGGCCTGGCCTCTTTGCAGGTCATCCTCCAAATCCTGGACATCACCAACAACACGGATGAGATCGTCGGGACGGTGTCGGACGGTGACTTCAAGTCGGATCTCCTCGCCAACCTCGCGGTGTTCAGCAAGGTCAATCCCTGTCCGTTTGCGGGGAATTACACGTTTATCATGGAACCGGCCGATGACACCGATCCGACCGTTCCGCAGGGATTCGGATTCGGGATCCTGGCGGTCTCGATAACCGGAAGCGCGCGCATGCGCGGCATGCTCGGTGATGGCAGCAAGATGAGCGGCAGCGCGCCGGTTGCGGCCGATGGCACATGGCCCCTTTACGTTCCCCTCTACAAGAACCTGGGCTCCTGTATCGCTTCCGTGACGATTGATACCAATCAGATGCTCGACGCGACCGCGAACTGGTTCAAGCCCGCGTCGCCGCTGGACCGTGATTATGTCGACGGGTTCACGACCTCGCCCACTTTGAGGGGTGCGCTCTTTGTCTCGCCGAAGGACGGCGGCCCATCGATTGCGGGGAGCGGGACGTTGACCCTCGGCGGCGGAAACCTGCAGAGCAATCTCGTCAAGAGCGTGGTCATCGCCGCGAACGGGAGCGTCACCGTATCACCCATCGACGTTGACAAGTTGACGTTGAAGATCAATCCCACCACCGGACAAATCAGCGGCGGTTTCCTGCATCCACTCGTTGGCAAGACCAGCAAGCTCAGCGGCACGCTGTTGCAGACCGACAATTCCGGGGCCGGATCCTTCCAGGGTTCAAATCAAACCGGTTTTGTCATCCTCGAACCCGGGCCGTGA
- the coaD gene encoding pantetheine-phosphate adenylyltransferase, which translates to MLKIAVYPGSFDPITNGHLDIIRRGAQMFDRVIVAVAINAEKTPLFSVHDRVVLARKAVKEFKNVVVDEFGGLLVAYARRKHAAVVVRGLRAVSDFEFEFQLALMNRKLDPGIETIFLMTKDEYTFISSRQVKEICQMGGNVSDFVPRGVERAMKRKFGSKRSA; encoded by the coding sequence ATGTTGAAGATCGCAGTCTACCCGGGCAGTTTCGACCCCATCACCAACGGTCATCTCGACATCATCCGCCGTGGCGCCCAGATGTTTGACCGCGTGATCGTTGCCGTGGCGATCAATGCGGAAAAAACACCTCTCTTCAGCGTCCACGATCGCGTCGTCCTCGCGCGGAAGGCGGTCAAGGAATTCAAGAACGTCGTGGTGGACGAATTTGGCGGGCTCCTCGTGGCCTATGCGAGACGGAAACACGCCGCCGTTGTCGTCCGCGGGTTGCGGGCCGTCTCGGACTTTGAATTTGAATTTCAGCTCGCCCTGATGAACCGTAAACTGGATCCGGGCATCGAAACCATCTTCTTGATGACGAAGGATGAATACACCTTCATCAGCTCGCGACAGGTGAAGGAAATCTGCCAGATGGGCGGGAACGTGAGCGATTTTGTGCCGCGCGGTGTCGAACGAGCGATGAAGCGCAAGTTTGGCTCGAAACGGTCGGCGTGA
- a CDS encoding DUF177 domain-containing protein, with translation MKINVKRIPEDGEALRGSDPASIMELDEPDTRFEHDVEYDFLAQLQGTALLVTGRLSTPATLRCSRCVRVFDLPIKVDQFVFHKELEGEDFVDLTANMREDIILELPQRALCAADCKGLCSHCGKDLNKGPCRCQHSEGDLRWHALDNLNLKLK, from the coding sequence ATGAAAATTAACGTGAAACGCATTCCCGAGGATGGGGAGGCGCTGCGCGGGAGCGACCCCGCCTCCATCATGGAATTGGATGAGCCAGACACCCGGTTCGAGCACGATGTGGAGTACGATTTTCTGGCGCAACTACAAGGTACGGCGCTACTTGTCACAGGTCGGCTCAGCACGCCCGCGACCTTGCGCTGCAGCCGTTGCGTCCGCGTTTTTGACCTGCCGATAAAAGTCGACCAGTTTGTCTTTCACAAGGAGCTGGAAGGCGAGGACTTCGTGGACTTGACGGCCAATATGCGCGAAGATATTATCCTCGAACTTCCACAAAGGGCGTTGTGCGCCGCGGACTGCAAGGGATTGTGTTCCCATTGTGGCAAGGATTTGAATAAGGGTCCGTGCCGTTGCCAGCATTCGGAAGGTGATCTGCGCTGGCATGCGCTGGACAATTTGAACCTGAAACTGAAGTAA
- the rpmF gene encoding 50S ribosomal protein L32: MGVPKRRVSKMRLRTRKASHRPKARQLSVCAQCGARVLPHRVCPSCGYYKGRQVVSVTAA, translated from the coding sequence ATGGGCGTCCCGAAACGTAGAGTCTCAAAGATGCGCCTGCGCACTCGCAAGGCGTCACATCGTCCCAAGGCGCGGCAATTGTCGGTGTGTGCCCAGTGCGGCGCGCGGGTGTTGCCCCACCGCGTTTGCCCGTCCTGCGGTTACTACAAGGGCCGGCAGGTCGTATCTGTGACGGCTGCCTAA
- the plsX gene encoding phosphate acyltransferase PlsX, whose product MKLAIDAMGGDFAPQNIVAGAVAALRDNSRITKLYLVGDQPRVEAELRRLGASDNRLNLVHASEVIEMDDSPVQAVRRKKDSSMCRAIDIVKRGDADAIVSAGNTGALLTAAHLKLRTLEGVDRPGLAAIIPAPGNIFVLLDAGANLEPHPSNLVQYAIMGSLYSKQILGYKQPRVALLSIGTEDMKGNELTLEAHRLLRQTDLNFLGNIDGHDLFSNRADVIVTDAFVGNAVLKACESTARLVGHWLKEELKRNPLRMLGALLAAGAFKALKRKADPDEYGGAVLLGINGICVKAHGASSPNAAKNAIRVATEFIECQFNDHLVEETRKFHDKVQQNTFAQPTIEAAS is encoded by the coding sequence ATGAAACTGGCCATCGATGCGATGGGTGGGGACTTTGCCCCCCAGAACATCGTTGCCGGGGCGGTGGCCGCGCTGCGTGACAACAGCCGGATCACCAAACTCTACCTGGTGGGTGACCAACCCCGCGTCGAGGCCGAATTGCGCAGGCTCGGTGCTTCCGACAACCGACTCAATCTCGTCCACGCCAGTGAAGTGATCGAGATGGATGATTCGCCGGTGCAAGCCGTGCGGCGCAAAAAAGACAGTTCGATGTGCCGGGCGATTGACATCGTCAAGCGTGGCGATGCGGACGCGATTGTCTCGGCGGGCAACACCGGCGCGTTATTGACAGCGGCGCACCTGAAACTGCGCACACTGGAAGGTGTCGACCGACCGGGCCTGGCCGCGATCATCCCCGCGCCGGGAAATATTTTTGTGCTTCTGGACGCGGGCGCCAACCTCGAGCCCCATCCCTCGAACCTCGTTCAATACGCCATTATGGGCAGCCTGTATTCGAAGCAGATTCTCGGATACAAGCAGCCCCGTGTGGCGCTCCTCTCGATCGGCACCGAGGACATGAAAGGTAATGAATTGACGCTGGAAGCGCATCGGTTGCTCAGGCAGACGGACCTGAATTTTCTCGGCAACATCGACGGTCACGACCTGTTCTCAAACCGCGCCGACGTGATTGTGACCGACGCGTTCGTTGGGAACGCCGTGTTGAAGGCGTGCGAAAGCACCGCGCGATTGGTGGGCCACTGGCTGAAAGAGGAACTCAAGAGAAACCCGCTGCGAATGCTCGGCGCGCTGCTCGCCGCCGGCGCGTTCAAGGCGCTCAAACGCAAAGCCGACCCCGACGAGTATGGCGGCGCCGTCCTCCTGGGCATCAACGGCATCTGCGTCAAGGCCCACGGCGCCAGCTCACCCAATGCGGCCAAGAACGCCATCCGCGTGGCCACCGAATTCATTGAATGTCAATTTAACGACCACCTCGTTGAGGAAACCCGGAAGTTCCATGACAAAGTCCAGCAAAACACATTTGCGCAACCCACGATCGAAGCAGCGTCTTAG
- a CDS encoding beta-ketoacyl-ACP synthase III has product MTKSSKTHLRNPRSKQRLRPVHIVGTGSYVPDRVLTNADLEKLVDTTDEWIVSRSGIKERRIAADWQCTSDLAVEAARRAMEQANVNEDQIDLIICATITPDMPFPATACLVQQKLGAKRAAAFDMEAACSGFLYAMEIGQQFVTSGTYNTVLIIGAEKLSTIIDWEDRSTCVLFGDGAGAAILQSRGEEAGHGILTTCMGADGSQADILLMPAGGARYPASKESVSGRMHHLKMAGKEVFKSAVLAMQTAAEEALQRCNLTIADIKCVIPHQANIRILEAIAARINVPMEKVYVNLHRYGNVSAASVAIALDEAAREGRFQHGDLILLVVFGSGLTWASCVIQW; this is encoded by the coding sequence ATGACAAAGTCCAGCAAAACACATTTGCGCAACCCACGATCGAAGCAGCGTCTTAGGCCAGTACACATCGTCGGCACGGGTTCCTACGTGCCGGACCGCGTGCTCACGAACGCCGATCTGGAGAAGCTGGTCGATACCACTGACGAGTGGATCGTCTCGCGCTCGGGCATCAAGGAGCGGCGCATCGCCGCCGATTGGCAGTGCACGTCCGACCTGGCCGTCGAAGCCGCGCGCCGCGCGATGGAGCAGGCGAACGTCAACGAAGACCAAATTGATTTGATCATCTGCGCCACGATCACGCCGGATATGCCGTTTCCCGCCACGGCCTGCCTCGTCCAGCAGAAGCTTGGCGCGAAACGCGCGGCGGCTTTCGACATGGAAGCGGCTTGCTCGGGTTTCCTGTATGCCATGGAGATCGGGCAACAGTTCGTTACCTCGGGTACCTATAACACCGTTCTCATTATCGGCGCGGAGAAGCTCTCGACAATCATTGACTGGGAAGATCGCAGCACCTGCGTGCTGTTCGGTGACGGTGCAGGCGCGGCAATTTTACAGAGCCGCGGCGAGGAAGCCGGACACGGCATCCTGACGACCTGCATGGGGGCCGACGGTTCACAGGCGGATATTTTGCTGATGCCGGCTGGCGGCGCGCGTTATCCCGCATCGAAGGAATCCGTCAGCGGCCGGATGCACCACCTGAAAATGGCGGGCAAAGAAGTGTTCAAGAGCGCCGTCCTCGCCATGCAGACCGCTGCGGAAGAGGCATTGCAGCGGTGCAACCTGACCATCGCCGACATCAAATGCGTCATCCCGCACCAGGCCAACATCCGCATCCTCGAGGCGATCGCCGCCCGCATCAACGTGCCGATGGAAAAGGTGTACGTGAACCTCCATCGCTACGGAAACGTCTCCGCCGCCTCCGTCGCCATCGCGCTCGACGAAGCCGCGCGCGAAGGCCGCTTCCAGCACGGCGACCTGATTTTGCTCGTCGTTTTCGGCAGCGGCCTGACCTGGGCCTCCTGTGTGATCCAGTGGTAA